The Stigmatella aurantiaca genome window below encodes:
- a CDS encoding nuclear transport factor 2 family protein: protein METRAKDLQSVLDWMALQDLAAEYGQAIDAGHDTGDWSRWINVFTPQVTADYTRFRPGEQPFTVAREQLVEFAKQSLRGFARVQHATATSVRIQFKGPTQAEVMAYAEVAHYFLLGGVQQEWTIIARYTHQVEKTAEGWRIRAVLLDPVHYRGNLVGLDLVQGRRLV, encoded by the coding sequence ATGGAAACAAGAGCGAAGGACCTGCAATCCGTCTTGGACTGGATGGCGCTTCAGGATTTGGCGGCCGAGTACGGCCAGGCCATCGACGCGGGCCATGACACGGGGGACTGGAGCCGCTGGATCAACGTCTTCACGCCCCAGGTGACGGCCGACTACACGCGCTTCCGGCCCGGAGAGCAGCCCTTCACCGTCGCCCGGGAGCAGCTCGTGGAGTTCGCCAAGCAGTCCCTGCGGGGCTTCGCCCGGGTCCAGCACGCCACCGCCACGAGCGTGCGCATCCAGTTCAAGGGCCCCACGCAGGCGGAGGTGATGGCCTACGCGGAGGTGGCCCACTACTTCCTGCTGGGCGGCGTCCAGCAGGAGTGGACCATCATCGCCCGCTACACCCACCAGGTGGAGAAGACCGCTGAGGGGTGGCGCATCCGCGCGGTGCTGCTGGACCCCGTCCACTACCGGGGCAACCTGGTGGGCTTGGATCTCGTCCAGGGAAGGCGGCTCGTGTGA